The following coding sequences are from one Bos taurus isolate L1 Dominette 01449 registration number 42190680 breed Hereford chromosome 26, ARS-UCD2.0, whole genome shotgun sequence window:
- the SFXN3 gene encoding sideroflexin-3 isoform X2 encodes MGELPLDINIQEPRWDQRTFLGRARHFFTVTDPRNLLLSGAQLEASRNIVQNYRAGIVTPGLTEDQLWRAKYVYDSAFHPDTGEKVVLIGRMSAQVPMNMTITGCMLIFYRQTPTVVFWQWLNQSFNAVVNYSNRSGDAPITVRQLGMAYVSATTGAVATALGLKSLTKHLPPLVGRFVPFAAVAAANCINIPLMRQRELQVGIPVTNEQGQRLGHSVAAAKKGIFQVVISRICMAIPAMAIPPVIMDTLEKKDFLKRRPWLGAPLQMGLVGFCLVFATPLCCALFPQRSSHIWM; translated from the exons ATGGGTGAGTTGCCCTTAGATATCAATATCCAGGAACCTCGCTGGGACCAAAGAACTTTCCTAGGCAGAGCCCGGCACTTCTTCACCGTGACGGACCCCCGAAATCTGCTGCTGTCTGGGGCACAGCTGGAAGCTTCCCGGAACATCGTGCAGAACTACAG GGCTGGCATAGTAACGCCAGGGCTCACCGAGGACCAGCTGTGGAGGGCCAAGTACGTGTACGACTCTGCCTTCCATCCAGACACAGGAGAGAAGGTGGTCCTGATTGGCCGCATGTCGGCCCAGGTGCCCATGAACATGACCATCACCGGCTGCATGCTCATCTTCTACAGGCAG ACCCCAACTGTGGTGTTCTGGCAGTGGCTGAATCAGTCCTTCAATGCCGTCGTGAACTACTCCAACCGCAGTGGCGACGCTCCCATCACTGTGAG GCAGCTGGGAATGGCATACGTGAGTGCCACCACCGGGGCTGTGGCCACGGCCCTGGGACTCAAATCCCTGACCAAG CATCTTCCCCCACTGGTTGGCAGATTTGTGCCCTTTGCAGCCGTTGCAGCTGCCAACTGCATCAACATCCCCCTGATGAGGCAAAG ggagCTTCAGGTGGGCATCCCAGTGACCAATGAACAGGGTCAGAGGCTTGGCCATTCCGTGGCTGCAGCCAAGAAAGGAATCTTCCAGGTGGTGATATCAAGAATCTGCATGGCGATTCCTGCCATGG CTATTCCCCCGGTGATCATggacaccctggagaagaaagactTCCTGAAG CGCCGCCCCTGGCTGGGGGCCCCACTGCAGatgggcctggtgggcttctg CCTGGTATTTGCCACCCCCCTGTGCTGTGCCCTGTTCCCCCAGAGAAG tagtcatatatggatgtga
- the SFXN3 gene encoding sideroflexin-3 isoform X1, protein MGELPLDINIQEPRWDQRTFLGRARHFFTVTDPRNLLLSGAQLEASRNIVQNYRAGIVTPGLTEDQLWRAKYVYDSAFHPDTGEKVVLIGRMSAQVPMNMTITGCMLIFYRQTPTVVFWQWLNQSFNAVVNYSNRSGDAPITVRQLGMAYVSATTGAVATALGLKSLTKHLPPLVGRFVPFAAVAAANCINIPLMRQRELQVGIPVTNEQGQRLGHSVAAAKKGIFQVVISRICMAIPAMAIPPVIMDTLEKKDFLKRRPWLGAPLQMGLVGFCLVFATPLCCALFPQRSSIHVSRLEPELRAQIQEQNPSIEVVYYNKGL, encoded by the exons ATGGGTGAGTTGCCCTTAGATATCAATATCCAGGAACCTCGCTGGGACCAAAGAACTTTCCTAGGCAGAGCCCGGCACTTCTTCACCGTGACGGACCCCCGAAATCTGCTGCTGTCTGGGGCACAGCTGGAAGCTTCCCGGAACATCGTGCAGAACTACAG GGCTGGCATAGTAACGCCAGGGCTCACCGAGGACCAGCTGTGGAGGGCCAAGTACGTGTACGACTCTGCCTTCCATCCAGACACAGGAGAGAAGGTGGTCCTGATTGGCCGCATGTCGGCCCAGGTGCCCATGAACATGACCATCACCGGCTGCATGCTCATCTTCTACAGGCAG ACCCCAACTGTGGTGTTCTGGCAGTGGCTGAATCAGTCCTTCAATGCCGTCGTGAACTACTCCAACCGCAGTGGCGACGCTCCCATCACTGTGAG GCAGCTGGGAATGGCATACGTGAGTGCCACCACCGGGGCTGTGGCCACGGCCCTGGGACTCAAATCCCTGACCAAG CATCTTCCCCCACTGGTTGGCAGATTTGTGCCCTTTGCAGCCGTTGCAGCTGCCAACTGCATCAACATCCCCCTGATGAGGCAAAG ggagCTTCAGGTGGGCATCCCAGTGACCAATGAACAGGGTCAGAGGCTTGGCCATTCCGTGGCTGCAGCCAAGAAAGGAATCTTCCAGGTGGTGATATCAAGAATCTGCATGGCGATTCCTGCCATGG CTATTCCCCCGGTGATCATggacaccctggagaagaaagactTCCTGAAG CGCCGCCCCTGGCTGGGGGCCCCACTGCAGatgggcctggtgggcttctg CCTGGTATTTGCCACCCCCCTGTGCTGTGCCCTGTTCCCCCAGAGAAG CTCCATACACGTGAGCAGGCTGGAGCCGGAGCTGAGAGCTCAGATTCAGGAGCAAAACCCCAGCATCGAAGTGGTTTACTACAACAAGGGGCTCTGA
- the SFXN3 gene encoding sideroflexin-3: MGELPLDINIQEPRWDQRTFLGRARHFFTVTDPRNLLLSGAQLEASRNIVQNYRAGIVTPGLTEDQLWRAKYVYDSAFHPDTGEKVVLIGRMSAQVPMNMTITGCMLIFYRKTPTVVFWQWLNQSFNAVVNYSNRSGDAPITVRQLGMAYVSATTGAVATALGLKSLTKHLPPLVGRFVPFAAVAAANCINIPLMRQRELQVGIPVTNEQGQRLGHSVAAAKKGIFQVVISRICMAIPAMAIPPVIMDTLEKKDFLKRRPWLGAPLQMGLVGFCLVFATPLCCALFPQRSSIHVSRLEPELRAQIQEQNPSIEVVYYNKGL; encoded by the exons ATGGGTGAGTTGCCCTTAGATATCAATATCCAGGAACCTCGCTGGGACCAAAGAACTTTCCTAGGCAGAGCCCGGCACTTCTTCACCGTGACGGACCCCCGAAATCTGCTGCTGTCTGGGGCACAGCTGGAAGCTTCCCGGAACATCGTGCAGAACTACAG GGCTGGCATAGTAACGCCAGGGCTCACCGAGGACCAGCTGTGGAGGGCCAAGTACGTGTACGACTCTGCCTTCCATCCAGACACAGGAGAGAAGGTGGTCCTGATTGGCCGCATGTCGGCCCAGGTGCCCATGAACATGACCATCACCGGCTGCATGCTCATCTTCTACAG GAAGACCCCAACTGTGGTGTTCTGGCAGTGGCTGAATCAGTCCTTCAATGCCGTCGTGAACTACTCCAACCGCAGTGGCGACGCTCCCATCACTGTGAG GCAGCTGGGAATGGCATACGTGAGTGCCACCACCGGGGCTGTGGCCACGGCCCTGGGACTCAAATCCCTGACCAAG CATCTTCCCCCACTGGTTGGCAGATTTGTGCCCTTTGCAGCCGTTGCAGCTGCCAACTGCATCAACATCCCCCTGATGAGGCAAAG ggagCTTCAGGTGGGCATCCCAGTGACCAATGAACAGGGTCAGAGGCTTGGCCATTCCGTGGCTGCAGCCAAGAAAGGAATCTTCCAGGTGGTGATATCAAGAATCTGCATGGCGATTCCTGCCATGG CTATTCCCCCGGTGATCATggacaccctggagaagaaagactTCCTGAAG CGCCGCCCCTGGCTGGGGGCCCCACTGCAGatgggcctggtgggcttctg CCTGGTATTTGCCACCCCCCTGTGCTGTGCCCTGTTCCCCCAGAGAAG CTCCATACACGTGAGCAGGCTGGAGCCGGAGCTGAGAGCTCAGATTCAGGAGCAAAACCCCAGCATCGAAGTGGTTTACTACAACAAGGGGCTCTGA